One genomic segment of Luteolibacter sp. Y139 includes these proteins:
- a CDS encoding TatD family hydrolase has protein sequence MTLYDSHNHLQRFADPAKIIAEMRAAGVAGCVVNGTGEDDWETVARLTETFPDFVQPAFGLHPWKAHLRSGNWLALLENFLDRFPNASIGECGLDGWVSSPSLEVQREVFLPQLARARERSLPVTIHALKAWEPLFAAFDQEKPPENFLLHSFGGSPELVKRLADLGAWFSFSGYFLQPRKAKVVEAFKAVPQDRLLVETDAPDMMPPEEFITHPTAEGNHPANLTRIARALAERLETGEENLVALTAENHRRFFNSDR, from the coding sequence ATGACCCTCTACGACTCCCACAACCACCTCCAGCGTTTCGCCGATCCCGCGAAAATCATCGCGGAAATGCGGGCCGCTGGAGTGGCAGGGTGCGTCGTCAACGGCACCGGCGAAGACGACTGGGAAACCGTCGCCCGGTTGACCGAAACATTCCCCGATTTCGTCCAACCCGCTTTCGGCCTCCATCCATGGAAAGCCCATCTCCGTTCCGGCAATTGGCTGGCCCTGTTAGAGAACTTCCTCGACCGCTTCCCTAACGCCTCCATCGGCGAATGCGGCCTCGATGGCTGGGTCTCCTCACCATCTCTGGAGGTCCAGCGCGAAGTCTTCCTCCCCCAACTCGCCCGCGCCCGCGAGCGTAGCTTGCCCGTGACCATTCACGCGCTGAAAGCGTGGGAGCCCCTGTTCGCCGCCTTCGATCAAGAGAAGCCACCGGAAAACTTCCTCCTCCACTCCTTCGGCGGCTCACCGGAACTCGTGAAGCGCCTCGCCGATCTCGGAGCTTGGTTCTCCTTCTCCGGATACTTCCTCCAGCCGCGCAAGGCAAAGGTCGTCGAAGCCTTCAAGGCAGTACCGCAAGATCGGCTCCTCGTGGAAACCGACGCCCCCGACATGATGCCTCCGGAAGAGTTCATCACTCATCCCACCGCCGAAGGAAACCATCCCGCGAACCTGACCCGAATCGCGAGAGCCTTGGCGGAAAGGCTTGAGACCGGCGAAGAGAATCTCGTGGCGCTGACTGCGGAAAACCACCGCAGGTTCTTCAACTCCGACCGATAA